The following nucleotide sequence is from Bacillota bacterium.
CGTTGTCTACCTGCTCCTACCTCACGCCATACAGTACCTGCCCCGGCTCGTCGTCGGCCTATCGGATGACTCCTGGGCGCAGAGGCGTTAGGGACTGGATCCGCCCCGTGCAGGAAATCCACGATGCCTCCTATGGGTATGATGCCCTCGTGCCCGGTTGCGGGTCGCCAGCTCCGAGATCGGCCCGCGTGCATCCCCACCGCAGTTGACCGCGCGCTTGCCGTGCGGGATCTGGCTATTGTAGCTGTCGTGGAGCTCTCCGATGGACGGAGTGTCCGAGTCGCTCGGCATCTGGCCCCGCCTCACAGGCCCGAAGCAGCAGCGACGCCCCAGAGCGCCAGGGCCGCAAGCACCGAAAGACCGCTGGCGACCACCGACAGCCCGTGCAGCCTGCCGAACTGCGGCGGCAGCGGCGCATCGGGGCCGGCCTGCGCCGCCTGCATCCTCAGGGCGTGAATGCGGGGCTGCAGCACGAAGGCGCCGACCAGCCCCAAGGCCAGCATGACCACGATCAGCGCCAGGGCCAGGCCTGCCCGGGGCCGCCCGGCCGCCACCCGCCACAGGCCCACCGCCAGCAGCACCAGGGCGCTGACCACGGCGGTGCGGTAGTACCCGGGGAAGA
It contains:
- a CDS encoding DUF4149 domain-containing protein, yielding MAALRDFVYLVALAWWTGTALYFGGSATPAIFARFPRAQAGQIVETIFPGYYRTAVVSALVLLAVGLWRVAAGRPRAGLALALIVVMLALGLVGAFVLQPRIHALRMQAAQAGPDAPLPPQFGRLHGLSVVASGLSVLAALALWGVAAASGL